A genomic stretch from Calonectris borealis chromosome 6, bCalBor7.hap1.2, whole genome shotgun sequence includes:
- the GBX2 gene encoding homeobox protein GBX-2, with translation MSAAFQPSLMMMQRPLGSSTAFSIDSLIGSPPPPAPGHFVYTGYPMFMPYRPVVLPPPPPPPPALPQGALQPALPPAHPHHHQLPSLPTGFCSSLAQGMALTSTLMATLPGTFPASPQHQEAARKFAPPGNFDKAEGMPPDGGGDDGKAFLGKDGALLPFPAADAVQASLAGALRGQGKEDPKAEEDAKGKEESFSMDSDLDYSSDDNIPGQAAHKEEDSGNALEENPQNPPNSTNTTSTGKNRRRRTAFTSEQLLELEKEFHCKKYLSLTERSQIAHALKLSEVQVKIWFQNRRAKWKRVKAGNANSKTGEPSRNPKIVVPIPVHVSRFAIRSQHQQLEQARP, from the exons ATGAGCGCGGCTTTCCAGCCCTCGCTGATGATGATGCAGCGCCCGCTGGGAAGCAGCACGGCCTTCAGCATCGACTCGCTCatcggcagccccccgccgcccgcccccggccacTTCGTCTACACCGGCTACCCCATGTTCATGCCCTACCGCCCCGTggtgctcccgccgccccccccgccgcccccggcgctgccgcagGGAGCCCTGCAAccggcgctgccccccgcgcatccccaccaccaccagctccccagcctgcccaCGGGGTTCTGCTCCAGCCTGGCTCAGGGCATGGCCCTCACCTCCACCCTCATGGCCACGCTGCCCGGCaccttccccgcctccccccagcaccaggaGGCCGCCAGGAAGTTCGCACCCCCGGGTAACTTCGACAAAGCCGAGGGGATGCCCCCGGACGGCGGCGGCGACGACGGCAAAGCCTTCCTGGGGAAGGACGgagccctcctgcccttccccgccgccgACGCCGTCCAGGCCTCCCTCG CCGGGGCTCTCCGGGGCCAGGGGAAGGAGGACCCCAAGGCAGAAGAGGACGCGAAAGGCAAGGAGGAAAGTTTCTCCATGGACAGCGATCTAGACTATAGCTCGGACGACAACATCCCCGGCCAGGCGGCTCACAAGGAAGAGGACTCTGGCAACGCGCTGGaggaaaacccccaaaacccccccaattCCACCAACACCACGTCCACGGGCAAAAACCGGCGGAGGCGAACAGCCTTCACCAGcgagcagctgctggagctggaaaaGGAGTTTCACTGCAAAAAGTACCTGTCCCTGACGGAGAGGTCCCAGATCGCCCACGCCCTCAAACTCAGCGAGGTGCAGGTGAAAATCTGGTTCCAGAACAGACGGGCTAAATGGAAACGGGTCAAGGCGGGCAACGCCAACTCCAAGACAGGGGAACCCTCCCGAAACCCTAAGATCGTGGTACCCATCCCGGTGCACGTCAGCAGGTTTGCAATCAGGAGTCAGCATCAGCAGCTGGAGCAAGCCCGACCCTGA